GGGATCGTGTGGTTGCAGAGCTGGTTCCGCCCCGGGAGGGGCGCAGCCCGCTCCTGGCCGATGCCATGCTGGCCGAGGCTGTGCGTCAGGGATGGATAACAC
This is a stretch of genomic DNA from Candidatus Rokuibacteriota bacterium. It encodes these proteins:
- a CDS encoding type II toxin-antitoxin system Phd/YefM family antitoxin, coding for MRAVGLKILKNKLSEYVRLVASGETVLVTDRDRVVAELVPPREGRSPLLADAMLAEAVRQGWIT